A window of the Helianthus annuus cultivar XRQ/B chromosome 4, HanXRQr2.0-SUNRISE, whole genome shotgun sequence genome harbors these coding sequences:
- the LOC110933515 gene encoding putative methylesterase 12, chloroplastic, with protein MAKFLENLETKNIVLIHGEGFGAWCWYKTIALLEESGMIPTALYLTGSGIDLKDTNNITTLEEYPKPLVDYLQDLQEMRSRTQ; from the exons atggCGAAATTCTTGGAAAATCTTGAAACCAAGAATATTGTTCTAATACACGGAGAAGGATTTGGGGCATGGTGTTGGTACAAAACTATTGCTCTGCTAGAGGAATCAGGAATGATACCCACGGCCTTGTATCTTACCGGATCGGGTATCGATTTGAAAGACACAAACAACATCACTACGCTTGAGGAATATCCAAAACCGCTAGTCGATTATttgcaagacctgcaagagatGAGAAg TAGGACACAGTAG